The following proteins are encoded in a genomic region of Myxococcota bacterium:
- a CDS encoding PilZ domain-containing protein, producing the protein MTQELSAPKTLIVHDGELADLCPLFESLGTPFTDRCGEPSLEDRETQWSLVIATPKRMLSLHLHPSDIQPAQIAVLDQESKTLRNTLRRAGIRLMVRRPVHRSALRALVLHALYRGPEKRRNVRVSIGAHVRYRAGWRQRPALLADLSLGGFRLLTHQPVKRDQKIALQIPAAISGEKAFSAKGRVLQCTASENLPGTLIVTARFEGMSTRLHQKLRKTIEAHASGPALYEGTKDAFAVAPNAVAGAPLSDADADENADSERRESARHAMERRVIALGDEASKVLMGRDISVGGMRVNPTPMLCLGSDLQLAVHVGNREVPLVVRARVHRDDGEKGMVLRFHQLDAEASRYLNEMMDELPIVDDDEGDGYLVTEILEAD; encoded by the coding sequence ATGACCCAAGAACTCTCGGCTCCGAAGACCCTGATCGTCCACGACGGCGAACTGGCGGATCTCTGTCCGCTCTTCGAATCGCTCGGCACACCGTTCACCGACCGCTGCGGCGAACCGTCCCTCGAGGACCGCGAGACCCAGTGGTCGCTGGTCATCGCGACACCGAAGCGGATGCTCAGTCTCCACCTGCATCCCTCGGACATCCAGCCGGCCCAGATCGCCGTCCTCGACCAGGAGTCGAAGACGCTTCGCAACACGCTGCGCCGCGCCGGAATCCGGCTGATGGTGCGCCGCCCGGTCCATCGCTCGGCGCTGCGCGCGCTCGTGCTCCACGCTCTCTATCGCGGTCCCGAGAAGCGACGCAACGTGCGCGTCAGCATCGGCGCCCACGTGCGCTACCGGGCGGGCTGGCGCCAGCGCCCCGCCCTGCTCGCCGACCTCTCGCTCGGCGGCTTCCGGCTGCTGACCCACCAGCCCGTGAAGCGCGACCAGAAGATCGCGCTGCAGATCCCCGCCGCGATCTCCGGCGAGAAAGCCTTCTCGGCGAAGGGCCGCGTGCTGCAGTGCACCGCCTCGGAGAATCTGCCGGGCACCCTGATCGTCACCGCGCGCTTCGAAGGCATGAGCACGCGGCTCCACCAGAAGCTGCGCAAGACGATCGAAGCCCACGCCAGTGGCCCTGCGTTGTACGAGGGCACGAAGGACGCTTTCGCGGTCGCCCCGAACGCCGTGGCCGGCGCTCCCCTGTCGGATGCCGACGCGGACGAGAATGCCGACAGTGAACGCCGCGAGAGCGCGCGACACGCGATGGAACGCCGCGTGATCGCCCTGGGTGACGAAGCCAGCAAGGTGCTCATGGGGCGCGATATCTCGGTGGGCGGCATGCGCGTCAACCCGACCCCCATGCTGTGCCTGGGCAGCGACCTGCAGCTCGCCGTGCACGTGGGCAACCGGGAAGTCCCGCTCGTCGTGCGAGCCCGCGTCCATCGGGACGACGGCGAGAAGGGGATGGTGCTGCGCTTCCACCAGCTCGACGCCGAAGCCTCGCGCTACCTGAACGAGATGATGGACGAGCTGCCGATCGTCGACGACGACGAAGGCGACGGCTACCTCGTCACCGAGATCCTCGAGGCCGACTGA
- a CDS encoding SGNH/GDSL hydrolase family protein, with amino-acid sequence MAVVLGILIPFGIVEGLAAIALSIEKRNYKPQMPAEVEAAINEDDRHIPTLPDPFLTYRVQPEIQRERVQTNALGLREGPISTTPAPGTTRILFLGGSVAWGYTANSNDDTISSYLEAALEQRAASDPALAGQRFEVLNGGVPAYVSWQEALAYALERRTLGADWVVTLDGTNDVASAIINSRAGVPMRFRATEAAYLAAQPTLRQALRHWFWSGVGDLRVVKAFERLRPKPLEAYDAPAPTAIADSLAASLRYLSDAAEAEQARVLTVLQPMVILPDTKPLAPFEEQIVVAHDRKMPGRNAYYAETFAVFRETLTALSSERAPVFAWLDATDVYRETPEITYTDHCHLTPTGRRVLADAIADRLILAFSSGS; translated from the coding sequence GTGGCGGTGGTCCTGGGCATCCTGATCCCCTTCGGAATCGTCGAGGGCCTGGCGGCGATCGCCCTCTCGATCGAGAAGCGCAACTACAAGCCGCAGATGCCGGCCGAGGTCGAGGCCGCCATCAATGAAGACGACCGTCACATCCCGACCCTCCCCGACCCCTTCCTGACCTACCGCGTGCAGCCCGAGATCCAGCGCGAGCGGGTCCAGACGAACGCGCTGGGTCTGCGGGAAGGGCCCATCAGCACCACCCCTGCACCCGGCACGACGCGCATCCTGTTCCTCGGGGGCTCGGTGGCGTGGGGCTACACGGCGAACTCGAACGACGACACGATCTCGAGCTACCTCGAAGCGGCCCTCGAGCAGCGCGCCGCGTCCGACCCGGCGCTCGCCGGGCAGCGATTCGAGGTGCTGAACGGCGGCGTGCCCGCCTATGTGTCCTGGCAGGAGGCACTCGCCTACGCACTCGAGCGTCGCACGCTCGGCGCCGACTGGGTCGTCACTCTGGACGGCACCAACGACGTCGCCTCGGCGATCATCAACAGCCGCGCCGGCGTTCCGATGCGCTTCCGCGCCACCGAAGCCGCCTACCTCGCGGCCCAGCCCACCCTGCGCCAGGCACTGCGCCACTGGTTCTGGTCGGGGGTCGGTGACCTGCGCGTCGTGAAGGCCTTCGAGCGCCTGCGACCAAAACCCCTCGAGGCCTACGACGCTCCTGCGCCGACCGCGATCGCCGACTCCCTGGCCGCTTCCCTCCGCTACCTCTCGGACGCCGCGGAAGCCGAGCAGGCGCGGGTCCTGACCGTCCTCCAGCCCATGGTGATCCTGCCGGACACGAAGCCCCTCGCCCCCTTCGAGGAGCAGATCGTGGTCGCTCACGACCGCAAGATGCCCGGTCGCAACGCGTACTACGCGGAAACGTTCGCTGTGTTCCGGGAAACCCTGACGGCGCTGTCCAGCGAACGCGCTCCGGTCTTCGCGTGGCTCGACGCCACGGACGTCTACCGCGAGACCCCCGAGATCACCTACACGGACCATTGCCATCTGACGCCCACCGGGCGACGCGTCCTCGCCGATGCGATCGCCGACCGGCTGATCCTCGCGTTCTCCAGCGGCTCCTAG
- a CDS encoding DsbA family protein: MAQNNNAGATVIGALIIGAAIVAAALLIQGSVQNAADEVASLKETFGQIAAPTRPEPRRADRPGRPDPSRRYAVNTKGSPAKGDAKALKVIEFSDFQCPFCNRVMPTLRQVEQTYGDKVQIVFKHLPLSIHPKAPAAHAAAEAAHKQGKFWEMHDKIFSDQRGMSEAKYLAYAAEIGLDVDQFKKDLQDPGVRARVEADTAEAARLGVSGTPAFFINGRFLSGAQPFAAFKALIDEELGKG; the protein is encoded by the coding sequence GTGGCGCAGAACAACAACGCCGGCGCGACCGTGATCGGCGCCCTGATCATCGGTGCGGCGATCGTCGCCGCCGCGCTGTTGATCCAGGGCTCGGTCCAGAACGCGGCCGACGAGGTGGCCTCGCTCAAGGAAACCTTCGGTCAGATCGCCGCGCCCACGCGCCCCGAGCCGCGCCGCGCCGATCGCCCCGGTCGCCCGGATCCGAGTCGTCGCTACGCGGTGAACACGAAGGGATCTCCCGCGAAGGGCGACGCCAAGGCCCTGAAGGTGATCGAGTTCAGCGACTTCCAGTGCCCGTTCTGCAACCGGGTGATGCCCACCCTGCGCCAGGTCGAACAGACCTACGGCGACAAGGTCCAGATCGTCTTCAAGCACCTGCCGCTCAGCATCCACCCGAAGGCGCCCGCGGCCCACGCGGCCGCGGAGGCGGCCCACAAGCAGGGCAAGTTCTGGGAGATGCACGACAAGATCTTCTCGGACCAGCGCGGCATGAGCGAAGCGAAGTACCTCGCGTACGCAGCGGAGATCGGGCTCGACGTCGATCAGTTCAAGAAGGACCTTCAGGATCCTGGGGTAAGAGCCCGTGTCGAAGCGGATACTGCCGAGGCCGCCCGCCTGGGCGTGTCCGGGACGCCGGCCTTCTTCATCAACGGCCGGTTCCTGTCGGGCGCTCAGCCCTTCGCGGCCTTCAAGGCGTTGATCGACGAGGAGCTCGGCAAGGGCTGA